One Malus sylvestris chromosome 14, drMalSylv7.2, whole genome shotgun sequence DNA segment encodes these proteins:
- the LOC126598873 gene encoding TPD1 protein homolog 1-like, which yields MTKRPVVAVVASLLLFGVVAAVVLVLALGFDGAGNLKSELSEAGNSTLTAIHRKLLIRATAMEEPNRIRGDKCSRADVVINQGPTSPLPSGIPTYTVEIMNTCATGCDISHIHVACGWFSSARLVNPKIFKRLRYNDCLVNDGKPLVSGGTVSFQYANTFSYKLSVSSVTCR from the exons ATGACGAAACGGCCAGTCGTTGCGGTCGTGGCGTCGCTGCTTCTCTTCGGAGTCGTGGCTGCAGTCGTGCTGGTGCTCGCGCTTGGATTTGACGGAG CTGGAAATTTGAAGTCTGAATTGTCTGAAGCTGGGAACTCCACACTCACCGCAATCCATCGCAAGCTGCTTATTCGTG CGACAGCAATGGAGGAACCAAACAGGATTCGGGGAGACAAGTGCAGCAGGGCAGACGTAGTGATAAACCAGGGCCCCACATCCCCGCTGCCAAGTGGCATCCCCACATACACCGTCGAGATCATGAACACGTGCGCCACCGGCTGCGACATCTCCCACATCCACGTCGCCTGCGGCTGGTTCAGCTCCGCCCGCCTCGTCAACCCCAAGATCTTCAAGCGCCTCCGCTACAACGACTGCCTGGTCAACGACGGCAAGCCCCTTGTCAGCGGCGGTACGGTGTCGTTTCAGTACGCCAACACTTTCAGCTACAAGCTCTCGGTCTCCTCGGTCACGTGCCGTTAA
- the LOC126600551 gene encoding protein MICRORCHIDIA 7-like gives MNARVKQELLEASFIPTPKRTGIGCKLPPDSVICLSTSSDSSSSSDSDSDDSADGGGGASGGLAKKRKLDGMGVGFPVGFLNPLPPEEVGRLLPAPEAAVARRKEGRVVSRSNCKQFWKAGDYEGAPCANWDSSAGGIDHVRVHPKFLHSNATSHKWALGAFAELLDNALDEVCSGATYVNVDMLENKKDRSRMLLIEDNGGGMDPDKMRHCMSLGYSAKSKVANTIGQYGNGFKTSTMRLGADVIVFSRSSGKDGKSATQSIGLLSYTFLTSTGKEDIVVPMLDYERGQGTWNKMLRSSSSDWDKNLETIVEWAPFFDEEDLHHQFYMMKNHGTRIIIYNLWEDDEGQLELDFEADPHDIQIRGVNRDEKSIQMAKDYPNSRFFLTYQHSLRSYVSILYLRLPHNFRIILRGKDVEHHNIVNDMMLSQQVTYRPQPGLDGVPKELNMVAVVTIGFVKDAKHHIDVQGFNVYHKNRLIKPFWRLWNAAGSDGRGVIGLLEANFVEPAHDKQGFERTTVLQRLEGKLIAMQKTYWRNNCHRIGYAPRNKNASADKEGSPYETNGKTSGSKKPVKGSGKLHSRTSKDIPTYHGHVNVHMSDKATNRVQSPSKSGEGSSSSSEPSSPSAVNVTDKQVNGSSSKAFSAKKDSGKGGPVTRLSSRVDSTQQDYSPHAGTSLPTQSSKSRGNDVNGDLGVLEQLRKENHELKERLEAIKDRGASADWEQALQREKDRSKSLETQLQTAQEKIVEMNKEQDTLIGIFSEERERRDNEEATLRKKLEDASSTIQLLLDKVRKLEATKSGNLKSNR, from the exons ATGAACGCGAGGGTGAAGCAGGAGCTTCTCGAAGCTTCGTTTATTCCAACGCCGAAGCGAACCGGCATCGGTTGTAAGTTGCCCCCGGATTCGGTAATTTGCCTAAGCACGAGTAGcgacagcagcagcagcagcgacTCCGACTCCGACGATTCAGCGGATGGAGGCGGCGGCGCTTCGGGGGGTTTGGCGAAGAAGAGGAAGTTGGATGGGATGGGAGTTGGATTTCCGGTTGGGTTTTTGAACCCTCTGCCTCCGGAGGAAGTGGGGCGGCTGCTTCCCGCGCCGGAGGCGGCGGTTGCGCGGAGGAAAGAGGGCAGGGTTGTCAGTCGGTCGAACTGTAAGCAGTTTTGGAAGGCTGGGGATTATGAAGGAGCACCTTGTGCCAATTGGGATTCTTCTGCCG GTGGGATAGACCATGTCCGGGTTCACCCGAAGTTTCTGCATTCGAATGCTACGAGCCATAAGTGGGCTCTTGGAG CTTTCGCGGAGCTCTTGGACAATGCATTGGACGAG GTGTGCAGTGGTGCTACATATGTTAATGTAGATATGCTAGAAAATAAGAAAGACAGAAGCAGAATGTTGCTAATTGAAG ATAATGGGGGTGGGATGGATCCAGATAAGATGCGACATTGCATGTCATTGGGGTATTCTGCGAAAAGCAAAGTTGCAAACACTATTGGACAAT ATGGAAATGGCTTTAAGACAAGTACCATGAGGCTTGGAGCAGATGTAATTGTGTTCTCTCGTTCTAGTGGAAAAGATGGAAAAAG TGCTACACAGAGCATTGGATTGCTGTCTTACACATTTTTGACAAGCACGGGAAAGGAAGATATTGTAGTTCCCATG CTTGATTATGAGAGAGGACAAGGGACTTGGAACAAGATGTTAAGATCCTCTTCAAGTGATTGGGATAAGAATTTGGAAACAATAGTTGAATGGGCACCATTTTTTGACGAAGAAGACCTGCATCATCAG tTCTATATGATGAAAAACCATGGAACCCGAATAATCATCTACAACCTTTGGGAGGATGATGAAGGACAGCTGGAGCTTGATTTCGAAGCTGATCCACAT GATATTCAAATTAGAGGTGTTAATCGAGACGAGAAGAGTATACAAATGGCAAAAGACTACCCCAATTCTCGTTTTTTCTTGACCTACCAGCACTCATTGAGG AGCTATGTATCAATTCTCTATTTGCGGCTTCCTCATAACTTCCGAATTATTCTTCGTGGGAAGGATGTTGAGCACCACAACATAgtcaatgatatgatgttgtcTCAGCAAGTCACATATCGGCCACAGCCTGGTCTTGATGGGGTTCCAAAggaattaaat ATGGTTGCTGTTGTCACCATTGGTTTTGTGAAGGATGCAAAACATCATATTGATGTTCAAGGGTTTAATGTATATCACAAGAATCGACTGATTAAG CCATTTTGGAGGCTTTGGAATGCTGCTGGAAGTGATGGCCGTGGTGTTATAG GTCTTTTAGAAGCTAATTTTGTTGAACCAGCTCATGATAAGCAGGGGTTTGAGCGTACAACAGTTCTTCAAAGACTCGAGGGAAAATTAATAGCTATGCAAAAGACTTACTG GAGAAACAATTGTCATAGAATCGGCTATGCTCCACGTAATAAGAATGCCTCAGCAGATAAAG AGGGTTCTCCCTATGAAACAAATGGTAAAACATCAGGCAGCAAGAAACCAGTTAAAGGTTCCGGCAAGCTCCATTCCAGAACTTCAAAAGATATTCCTACTTATCATGGGCATGTGAATGTACACATGTCTGATAAAGCCACAAATAGAGTGCAATCCCCCTCAAAATCAGGGGAAGGATCGTCAAGTTCTTCTGAACCATCATCACCTTCGGCAGTCAATGTTACTGATAAACAAGTGAATGGCAGTAGTAGTAAGGCATTTTCTGCTAAGAAAGACTCTGGAAAAGGTGGCCCAGTGACTCGGTTATCTTCACGTGTGGACAGTACTCAGCAAGATTATTCACCGCATGCAGGAACCAGTTTACCCACCCAAAGTTCCAAGTCAAGG GGGAATGATGTCAATGGTGATTTAGGCGTTTTGGAGCAATTGAGAAAAGAGAATCATGAACTGAAAGAAAG GTTGGAGGCGATAAAGGACAGAGGAGCTTCTGCTGATTGGGAGCAGGCATTGCAGCGTGAAAAGGATAGgtccaaatcacttgaaacCCAG CTCCAAACGGCACAAGAAAAAATTGTGGAAATGAACAAAGAACAAGACACTCTAATTGGCATATTCTCCGAGGAAAGGGAGCGACGAGACAATGAAGAGGCCACTTTGAGAAAGAAGCTGGAG GATGCATCCAGTACCATTCAGTTATTGCTTGACAAGGTAAGGAAACTGGAAGCAACGAAGTCCGGGAACCTCAAATCCAATAGATAG